A single window of Pieris rapae chromosome 4, ilPieRapa1.1, whole genome shotgun sequence DNA harbors:
- the LOC111001269 gene encoding myosin heavy chain, muscle isoform X4: MPKPIVQEGEDPDPTPYLFVSLEQKRIDQSKPYDGKKACWVPDEKEGFLQGEIKATKGDLVTVNLPGGETKDFKKDFVTQVNPPKYEKCEDMSNLTYLNDASVLYNLKQRYYHKLIYTYSGLFCVAINPYKRFPVYTTRCARLYRGKRRSEVPPHIFAISDGAYVNMLTNHENQSMLITGESGAGKTENTKKVIAYFATVGASQKKDASQEKKGSLEDQVVQTNPVLEAFGNAKTVRNDNSSRFGKFIRIHFGPSGKLAGADIETYLLEKARVISQQALERSYHIFYQMMSGSVNGLKAMCLLSDNVHDYNIIAQGKTTIPNVDDGEECVLTDQAFDILGFTQEEKDNVYKITAAVMHMGGMKFKQRGREEQAEADGTEDGEKVAKLFGVDCADLYKNLLKPRIKVGNEFVTQGRNKDQVTNSIGALCKGVFDRLFKWLVKKCNETLDTKQKRQHFIGVLDIAGFEIFDYNGFEQLCINFTNEKLQQFFNHHMFVLEQEEYQKEGIHWEFIDFGMDLLACIDLIEKPMGILSILEEESMFPKATDQTFVEKLNNNHLGKSPPYLKPKPPKPGCQAAHFAIGHYAGNVGYNITGWLEKNKDPLNDTVVDQFKKGSNKLLVEIFADHPGQSGDAGAGGGGKGAGGKRAKGSAFQTVSSLYREQLNNLMATLRSTQPHFVRCIIPNELKQAGLIDSHLVMHQLTCNGVLEGIRICRKGFPNRMVYPDFKLRYMILAPAIMQQEKDPKEAARKCLEAVNLDPDSYRIGHTKVFFRAGVLGQMEELRDDRLSKIVSWLQSYIRGYLARKEFKRLQEQRIALQVVQRNLRKYLQLRTWPWWKLWQRVKPLLNVTRIEDEIAKLEEKAQKAQEAFEKEEKLRKEVEALNAKLLEEKQALLSNLEGEKGSLSEVQERANKLQAQKADLENQLRDTQDRLTQEEDARNQLFQGKKKLEQEISGLKKDVEDLELSVQKAEQDKATKDHQIRNLNDEIAHQDELINKLNKEKKLQGESTQKTSEELQAAEDKVNHLNKVKQKLEQTLDELEDSLEREKKLRGDVEKQRRKVEGDLKLTQEAVTDLERNKKELEQTIQRKDKEISSLTAKLEDEQSLVSKLQKQIKELQGRIEELEEEVESERQARAKAEKQRADLARELEELGERLEEAGGATSAQIELNKKREAELSKLRRDLEEANIQHESTLASLRKKHNDAVAEMGEQLDQLNKLKAKAEHDRASSYNELNNTRAAIDQVAREKAAQEKIVKQLQHQLNEVQNKADEANRTLNDLDAAKKKLSIENSDLLRQLEEAESQVSQLSKIKVSLTTQLEDTKRLADEESRERATLLGKFRNLEHDLDNIREQVEEEAEGKADLQRQLSKANAEAQLWRSKYESEGVARSEELEEAKRKLQARLAEAEETIESLNQKVVALEKTKQRLATEVEDLQLEVDRATAIANAAEKKQKAFDKIIGEWKLKVDDLAAELDASQKECRNYSTELFRLKGAYEEGQEQLEAVRRENKNLADEVKDLLDQIGEGGRNIHEIEKARKRLEAEKDELQAALEEAEAALEQEENKVLRAQLELSQVRQEIDRRIQEKEEEFENTRKNHQRALDSMQASLEAEAKGKAEALRMKKKLEADINELEIALDHANKANAEAQKNIKRYQQQIKDLQTALEEEQRARDDAREQLGISERRANALQNELEESRTLLEQADRARRQAEQELGDAHEQLNDLSAQSASLSAAKRKLESELQTLHSDLDELLNEAKNSEEKAKKAMVDAARLADELRAEQDHAQTQEKLRKALEQQIKELQVRLDEAEANALKGGKKAIQKLEQRVRELENELDGEQRRHADAQKNLRKAERRIKELTFQAEEDRKNHERMQDLVDKLQQKIKTYKRQIEEAEEIAALNLAKFRKAQQELEEAEERADLAEQAISKFRGKGRAGSTARGVSPAPPRSRPALDGFGTFPPRFDLAPEDF, from the exons ATGCCGAAGCCAATTGTCCAAGAGGGTGAGGACCCCGATCCGACCCCATACCTGTTCGTATCACTCGAACAGAAGCGCATCGACCAAAGCAAGCCCTACGATGGTAAGAAGGCTTGCTGGGTACCAGACGAGAAAGAGGGCTTCCTACAGGGAGAAATTAAAGCCACCAAGGGGGACCTAGTGACCGTCAACCTCCCTGGAGGCGAG ACAAAAGACTTCAAGAAGGACTTTGTTACTCAAGTGAACCCGCCTAAATACGAAAAATGTGAGGATATGTCCAACTTGACATACCTCAACGACGCTTCCGTTTTGTATAACTTGAAGCAGAGATATTACCATAAGCTCATTTAC ACTTACTCGGGTCTCTTCTGTGTGGCTATCAACCCTTACAAGAGGTTCCCCGTGTACACGACACGATGTGCCAGGCTCTACCGAGGCAAGCGTCGCTCGGAAGTGCCTCCCCACATTTTCGCCATTTCCGACGGTGCTTACGTCAACATGTTAACCAACCACGAGAATCAATCTATGTTGATTAC CGGTGAGTCTGGTGCTGGTAAGACTGAGAACACGAAGAAGGTAATTGCGTACTTCGCGACCGTTGGTGCGTCGCAAAAGAAAGACGCAAGCCAGGAGAAAAAGGGCTCTCTAGAGGACCAAGTCGTACAAACTAACCCTGTACTTGAAGCCTTCGGTAACGCCAAGACCGTCCGTAACGACAACTCATCCCGTttc GGTAAATTCATCCGTATCCACTTCGGACCATCAGGAAAACTGGCCGGAGCTGATATTGAAACTT ATCTATTGGAGAAGGCCCGTGTAATCTCCCAGCAGGCGCTGGAACGTTCTTACCACATCTTCTACCAGATGATGTCCGGCTCCGTCAATGGACTTAAGG CCATGTGTTTGCTGTCCGACAACGTACATGATTATAACATCATTGCGCAAGGAAAAACTACAATTCCCAATGTTGATGATGGAGAGGAATGTGTACTGACCGAT CAAGCCTTCGACATCCTGGGTTTCACTCAAGAGGAGAAAGACAATGTTTACAAGATCACAGCTGCTGTCATGCACATGGGTGGTATGAAGTTCAAGCAGAGGGGTCGTGAGGAGCAAGCTGAGGCTGACGGCACTGAG GATGGTGAAAAGGTCGCCAAGTTGTTCGGTGTTGACTGCGCTGACCTATACAAGAACTTGTTGAAGCCCCGCATTAAGGTCGGAAACGAGTTCGTGACCCAAGGTCGTAACAAGGACCAGGTTACCAACTCCATTGGTGCCCTCTGCAAGGGTGTGTTTGACAGGCTGTTCAAGTGGCTGGTCAAGAAGTGTAACGAGACTCTTGACACCAAGCAAAAGAGACAGCACTTCATTGGTGTGCTTGATATCGCCGGTTTCGAGATCTTCGAC TACAATGGGTTCGAACAACTTTGCATTAACTTCACAAATGAAAAACTGCAACAATTCTTCAACCACCACATGTTTGTGTTGGAGCAAGAGGAGTACCAGAAAGAGGGCATCCACTGGGAGTTCATTGATTTCGGAATGGACTTGCTCGCCTGTATTGACCTTATCGAAAAG CCCATGGGTATCCTCTCCATTCTTGAGGAAGAGTCTATGTTCCCGAAAGCCACCGATCAGACCTTCGTTGAGAAGTTGAACAACAACCACTTGGGTAAATCCCCCCCTTACCTGAAGCCCAAACCCCCGAAGCCCGGTTGCCAGGCAGCTCACTTCGCCATTGGTCACTACGCCGGTAAT GTCGGTTACAACATCACTGGATGGCTTGAGAAGAACAAGGACCCCTTGAACGACACTGTCGTTGACCAGTTCAAGAAGGGAAGCAACAAACTGTTGGTTGAGATCTTCGCTGACCACCCTGGTCAGTCCGGAGATGCCGGTGCTGGTGGTGGTGGCAAAG GAGCTGGAGGCAAGCGTGCCAAGGGTTCCGCCTTCCAGACTGTATCATCGCTGTACAGG GAACAACTTAACAATTTGATGGCCACACTGAGGTCAACCCAACCTCACTTCGTACGTTGTATCATCCCCAACGAGTTGAAGCAGGCCG GTCTCATCGACTCCCACCTTGTGATGCACCAGCTGACATGTAACGGTGTGCTTGAGGGTATCCGTATCTGTCGTAAAGGTTTCCCCAACAGGATGGTCTACCCCGACTTCAAGCTCCG TTACATGATTCTTGCGCCAGCCATCATGCAACAAGAAAAAGATCCTAAAGAAGCAGCTAGGAAATGTCTGGAAGCCGTGAACCTTGACCCTGATAGCTATCGTATCGGCCACACCAAG GTATTCTTCCGCGCCGGAGTCCTGGGTCAGATGGAAGAGTTACGTGACGACAGATTGTCTAAGATTGTTTCTTGGCTACAATCCTACATCCGTGGTTACCTTGCACGTAAGGAATTCAAGAGGCTGCAGGAACAGAG AATCGCTCTCCAAGTTGTCCAGCGCAACTTGCGCAAATACCTGCAGCTCCGCACCTGGCCATGGTGGAAGTTGTGGCAGAGGGTCAAGCCCCTCCTCAACGTCACCCGTATCGAGGACGAGATTGCG AAACTCGAGGAGAAGGCACAGAAGGCCCAAGAGGCTTTCGAAAAGGAAGAAAAGCTCCGCAAGGAGGTGGAGGCTCTCAACGCCAAGCTGTTGGAAGAGAAGCAGGCGCTGCTTTCCAACTTGGAAGGAGAGAAGGGGTCTCTCAGCGAAGTGCAGGAACGCGCTAACAAACTGCAGGCTCAAAAGGCCGACCTCGAGAACCAACTTAGG GACACACAAGACCGTCTTACACAAGAAGAGGATGCCCGCAATCAGCTCTTCCAGGGCAAGAAGAAGTTGGAACAGGAAATCTCTGGACTCAAGAAGGATGTTGAAGATCTGGAGCTTTCCGTCCAGAAGGCTGAACAAGACAAGGCGACTAAGGACCACCAAATTCGCAACTTGAACGACGAGATCGCCCACCAAGATGAGCTCATCAACAAATTGAACAAAGAGAAGAAATTACAGGGTGAGAGCACCCAGAAGACGTCTGAGGAGCTCCAAGCCGCCGAGGACAAGGTCAACCACCTTAACAAGGTTAAGCAAAAGTTGGAGCAGACCCTCGACGAGCTCGAAGATTCGTTGGAGCGTGAAAAGAAACTCCGCGGTGACGTCGAGAAGCAGAGGAGGAAGGTTGAGGGTGACCTCAAGCTTACTCAGGAGGCCGTCACTGACTTGGAGCGCAACAAAAAAGAACTCGAACAAACCATCCAACGCAAGGACAAGGAAATCTCTTCCCTCACTGCCAAGCTCGAAGACGAACAATCTTTGGTCAGCAAACTCCAGAAACAGATCAAGGAACTACAGGGCCGCATCGAAGAACTCGAAGAGGAAGTGGAGTCGGAGAGACAAGCCCGTGCCAAGGCCGAGAAGCAACGCGCCGACCTCGCACGCGAGCTTGAGGAGCTCGGTGAGCGTCTGGAGGAGGCCGGTGGTGCCACCTCTGCTCAAATCGAGCTCAACAAGAAGCGTGAGGCTGAACTTAGCAAGCTGCGTCGTGACTTGGAGGAAGCAAACATCCAACACGAGTCCACACTCGCTAGCTTGCGCAAGAAGCACAACGATGCCGTTGCCGAGATGGGCGAGCAGCTTGACCAGCTCAACAAGCTCAAGGCTAA GGCTGAGCACGACCGTGCGTCAAGCTACAACGAGCTTAACAACACGCGTGCTGCTATTGACCAAGTAGCGAGAGAGAAG GCTGCCCAAGAAAAGATCGTCAAGCAACTCCAACACCAACTCAATGAGGTACAGAACAAGGCTGATGAAGCTAACCGTACTCTCAACGACTTGGACGCTGCCAAGAAGAAGCTCTCCATCGAGAACTCTGACCTGCTCCGCCAACTCGAAGAAGCCGAGTCTCAAGTCTCACAGCTTTCCAAGATCAAGGTGTCCCTCACCACACAGCTTGAGGACACCAAGAGGCTTGCTGACGAAGAGTCCAGG GAACGCGCTACACTTCTTGGCAAGTTCCGCAACTTGGAGCACGATTTGGACAACATCCGCGAGCAAGTTGAAGAGGAAGCCGAGGGCAAGGCTGATTTACAACGCCAATTGTCCAAGGCTAACGCTGAAGCCCAATTATGGCGCTCCAAGTACGAATCCGAGGGAGTCGCCCGCTCCGAGGAGCTCGAGGAAGCCAAGCGCAAACTCCAGGCTCGCCTCGCAGAAGCCGAGGAAACCATTGAATCACTTAACCAGAAGGTTGTTGCTCTTGAAAAGACAAAGCAGCGCCTTGCTACTGAAGTCGAGGACTTACAGCTCGAGGTCGACAGAGCCACTGCCATTGCCAACGCTGCTGAGAAGAAACAGAAGGCGTTCGACAAGATTATTGGGGAATGGAAACTCAAGGTTGATGACCTGGCGGCTGAACTTGATGCCAGCCAAAAGGAATGCCGTAACTACTCTACTGAACTGTTCCGCCTTAAGGGTGCCTACGAAGAAGGCCAAGAACAACTTGAAGCCGTTCGTCGCGAAAACAAGAACCTCGCTGATGAAGTCAAGGACTTACTTGACCAAATCGGTGAAGGAGGCCGCAACATTCACGAAATTGAAAAGGCAAGGAAGCGTCTTGAAGCTGAGAAGGATGAACTCCAAGCGGCTCTTGAAGAGGCTGAAGCTGCTCTTGAACAAGAAGAAAACAAGGTTCTGCGTGCCCAACTGGAATTGTCACAGGTCAGACAAGAGATCGACAGGAGGATCCAAGAGAAGGAAGAGGAATTCGAAAACACCCGCAAGAACCACCAGCGTGCACTCGACTCTATGCAAGCCTCCCTCGAAGCTGAAGCCAAGGGCAAGGCTGAGGCGCTGCGCATGAAGAAGAAGCTTGAGGCCGACATTAACGAACTTGAGATCGCTCTCGACCACGCTAACAAGGCTAACGCTGAGGCACAGAAGAACATCAAACGCTACCAGCAACAGATTAAGGATCTCCAGACCGCTCTTGAAGAGGAACAGCGTGCCCGCGATGATGCCCGTGAACAGCTCGGAATCTCTGAACGTCGTGCTAACGCTCTCCAGAATGAACTTGAGGAATCTCGTACTCTCCTAGAACAGGCTGACCGTGCCCGCCGTCAAGCTGAACAAGAACTGGGTGACGCTCACGAACAGCTCAATGATCTGTCCGCCCAGAGTGCATCACTCTCCGCCGCCAAGAGGAAACTCGAGTCTGAATTACAGACCCTTCACTCTGACCTTGACGAACTCCTTAACGAGGCCAAGAACTCAGAAGAGAAGGCAAAGAAGGCAATGGTTGACGCTGCCAGACTTGCTGACGAGCTCCGCGCTGAACAGGATCATGCTCAAACACAGGAGAAACTCCGCAAGGCCCTTGAACAACAAATCAAGGAACTACAAGTGAGACTCGACGAAGCTGAAGCTAACGCTCTTAAGGGTGGTAAGAAAGCAATCCAGAAACTTGAACAGAGAGTACGAGAACTTGAAAATGAGCTGGATGGTGAACAGAGGAGGCATGCTGATGCTCAAAAGAACCTCCGTAAGGCCGAGAGACGCATCAAGGAGTTGACGTTCCAGGCTGAGGAGGACCGCAAGAACCACGAACGTATGCAAGACCTTGTTGACAAACTTCAGCAGAAGATCAAGACCTACAAGAGGCAGATCGAGGAAGCCGAAGAAATCGCTGCTCTTAACTTGGCCAAGTTCCGCAAAGCGCAGCAGGAGTTGGAGGAGGCCGAGGAAAGGGCAGACCTCGCCGAGCAGGCCATCAGCAAATTCCGTGGCAAGGGACGTGCGGGATCCACTGCGAGAGGAGTCAGTCCGGCG CCCCCACGTTCGCGCCCCGCGCTCGACGGTTTCGGCACCTTCCCACCAAGGTTCGACCTAGCGCCCGAAGATTTCTAA